DNA from Dietzia lutea:
GCCGGCGCTTCCGGTGCCGCCGCCTCCGCCTCCGCCACCGCCGCCGCCGGTGCCCGGGTTGGACGGGGCCGGGGCCGCGCCCCCGCCGCCGCTCTTGGCGTAGGAGGCGGCGATGTCGCGGATCTGGCCCATCTTGGCGTAGCCGGCGTTGCCCGGGCAGGTGGTGAGGCCGACGTCGCGGTGGGCGAAGATGTTGGGCAGTCGCACGGCGGTGCCGTACGAGTACTTGGTGTACGAGGTGCCCTCGGAGTAGTGCGTGTCCGAGCCCTTGGGGTCGACGCCCGCGACCGACAGACGCCAGCCGATGATCTCGCCGACCTTGCGGATCGTGGCGTCGGACGGGGAGACGGTCGAGTAGTCGCCCATCATCGAGATGCCCCACGTGTTGCCGTTGAAGCCGCCGGCATGGGCGCCCTGGACGTTGCGGTCGAGTCCGCCGCGGCGGCCCTCGAAGGCCTGGCCGTACTTGTCGACCAGCACGTTGTAGCCCACGTCGCACCAGCCCAGCGTGCGTGCGTGGTAGGTGTAGATGCCGCGCATGACGCCGGCCGAGCCCTCGCGGGTGTAGTTGTTACTGCCGGCCGTGTGGTGGACGACGGCCGCGGCGAGCGTGGGGTCGTAGGAGGTGCCGCCGCAGCGGATCGACTCGTCGGCGCCCCAGCCGGCCCTGGTGATGATGGACGGTTGCCTGGCCGCGATGTCACCGTGCGCACCCGTGCCGCCGGAGGCGGTGACGTCGGCGAACGCCTCGGGGTCGGGCGTCGGCGTGTCGTCGGGGGAGAGCAGGACGGCCTGCACCGAGTCGGGGTCGAGGTCGGAGCTCTCGGCGACGGGCTTGATGTCCGCGTAGCGGGTCGGCGCGGGCGGGGCGTCGTCGGCGGCCGGACGGGCCGGGGCGGACGTCGGGCCGGCGGGCGCGGCGGGGGTCGGCACGGCCGACGGCGTGGGAGCGGACTCGGCGGCGCGCGTGGCGGCGACGTCCTCGTCGCCGGAGGCCGGCGCGGGCTCGTCCGGGGTCGCCTCGGGCGCGTCGGCCAGTGAGGTGTCCTCGATGTCGATGCCGGACAGCGAGATCTGGACCGCCGTGGTGTCGAGCCCCAGGAAGACGGGCTCGGTGCCGCCGGTGCCGGTGACGCTCTCGCCCTTGCCGTCGGTGGACTCGGCCTCGTACCAGGGGCCCCACGAGCCGTCGGGGTTCTTCGCACGGACCTG
Protein-coding regions in this window:
- a CDS encoding N-acetylmuramoyl-L-alanine amidase, coding for MRTRRRPLYVSGRRRTLALAVAVAASVVTPLAVYGADQVVQSGDDITATAGGGLPTGETAVPLAEAPPAAGVDSDVASGGSPVREVTSETPFSMVGVTWKGHNPAAVAQVRAKNPDGSWGPWYEAESTDGKGESVTGTGGTEPVFLGLDTTAVQISLSGIDIEDTSLADAPEATPDEPAPASGDEDVAATRAAESAPTPSAVPTPAAPAGPTSAPARPAADDAPPAPTRYADIKPVAESSDLDPDSVQAVLLSPDDTPTPDPEAFADVTASGGTGAHGDIAARQPSIITRAGWGADESIRCGGTSYDPTLAAAVVHHTAGSNNYTREGSAGVMRGIYTYHARTLGWCDVGYNVLVDKYGQAFEGRRGGLDRNVQGAHAGGFNGNTWGISMMGDYSTVSPSDATIRKVGEIIGWRLSVAGVDPKGSDTHYSEGTSYTKYSYGTAVRLPNIFAHRDVGLTTCPGNAGYAKMGQIRDIAASYAKSGGGGAAPAPSNPGTGGGGGGGGGGGTGSAGLPTITQSGIQEAVTSALRTVLTGGRLDPAALTRTLLGGKTLADIPLNAGSVQDAIGIDAGSAQDLIGGDFRGFGQQLGAQLGKALSGVQRFGNVSLVKHENGALYSSPETGTHPVWGVIGDAWAAQGFEHGPLGLPVSAEAEREDGMIAQRFVGGTLVYDPETKQLSVEPNP